Proteins from a single region of Rhipicephalus sanguineus isolate Rsan-2018 chromosome 5, BIME_Rsan_1.4, whole genome shotgun sequence:
- the LOC125756174 gene encoding uncharacterized protein LOC125756174 isoform X1: MDKKSTYITSKALRRRKRARKSRTPKAVATTKAKATSTAPAAETPVKRGRGRPPGSGKKKLAASEGSAKKSSPAVPVASPQKNGTSGPECDRCSRTFATERGLKMHQRWPCKPEAAKDDADESCRLPLDDVMDSDSDSDVPLGKVASGKGTRSKGNAEDGIDGSPDHPKGRLASANKPQLICQRCGLSYDPKRDGPRCKHCTRDNEHSGESGDEEDKASGSRSPRSWQEELYGWNHHNDPSAFDGLFSFTAGKFAPLNVFE, from the exons atggATAAAAAG AGTACCTACATCACCTCGAAGGCGTTACGTAGGAGAAAGAGAGCG CGGAAGAGCCGGACCCCCAAGGCCGTCGCCACTACAAAGGCCAAGGCCACAAGCACAGCTCCCGCTGCCGAGACTCCTGTCAAACGAGGCCGGGGAAGGCCACCAGGATCGGGCAAGAAGAAGTTAGCCGCATCGGAGGGCAGTGCCAAGAAATCCTCGCCCGCTGTGCCTGTGGCCAGTCCCCAGAAGAATGGCACCAGCGGTCCCGAGTGCGATCGCTGTTCACGGACATTTGCCACCGAGCGGGGCCTCAAGATGCACCAGCGCTGGCCCTGCAAGCCAGAGGCTGCT AAAGACGACGCGGACGAATCGTGTCGCCTCCCATTGGACGACGTCATGGACTCGGATTCTGACTCCGACGTGCCGCTGGGAAAGGTCGCGAGTGGCAAAGGGACCCGCTCCAAGGGCAACGCCGAGGACGGAATCGACGGCAGTCCCGACCACCCCAAGGGCAGGCTAGCGTCGGCCAACAAACCGCAGCTCATCTGCCAGCGTTGCGGACTCAGCTATGACCCCAAACGAGATGGGCCACGCTGCAAGCACTGCACGCGCGACAACGAGCACAGTGGCGAGAGTGGAGACGAGGAAGACAAGGCAAGTGGATCCCGCTCCCCGCGCTCTTGGCAGGAGGAACTGTACGGGTGGAATCACCACAATGATCCGTCGGCCTTTGACGGCCTATTTTCATTCACGGCAGGCAAATTCGCACCACTCAATGTGTTTGAGTAG
- the LOC125756174 gene encoding uncharacterized protein LOC125756174 isoform X2, which translates to MDKKRKSRTPKAVATTKAKATSTAPAAETPVKRGRGRPPGSGKKKLAASEGSAKKSSPAVPVASPQKNGTSGPECDRCSRTFATERGLKMHQRWPCKPEAAKDDADESCRLPLDDVMDSDSDSDVPLGKVASGKGTRSKGNAEDGIDGSPDHPKGRLASANKPQLICQRCGLSYDPKRDGPRCKHCTRDNEHSGESGDEEDKASGSRSPRSWQEELYGWNHHNDPSAFDGLFSFTAGKFAPLNVFE; encoded by the exons atggATAAAAAG CGGAAGAGCCGGACCCCCAAGGCCGTCGCCACTACAAAGGCCAAGGCCACAAGCACAGCTCCCGCTGCCGAGACTCCTGTCAAACGAGGCCGGGGAAGGCCACCAGGATCGGGCAAGAAGAAGTTAGCCGCATCGGAGGGCAGTGCCAAGAAATCCTCGCCCGCTGTGCCTGTGGCCAGTCCCCAGAAGAATGGCACCAGCGGTCCCGAGTGCGATCGCTGTTCACGGACATTTGCCACCGAGCGGGGCCTCAAGATGCACCAGCGCTGGCCCTGCAAGCCAGAGGCTGCT AAAGACGACGCGGACGAATCGTGTCGCCTCCCATTGGACGACGTCATGGACTCGGATTCTGACTCCGACGTGCCGCTGGGAAAGGTCGCGAGTGGCAAAGGGACCCGCTCCAAGGGCAACGCCGAGGACGGAATCGACGGCAGTCCCGACCACCCCAAGGGCAGGCTAGCGTCGGCCAACAAACCGCAGCTCATCTGCCAGCGTTGCGGACTCAGCTATGACCCCAAACGAGATGGGCCACGCTGCAAGCACTGCACGCGCGACAACGAGCACAGTGGCGAGAGTGGAGACGAGGAAGACAAGGCAAGTGGATCCCGCTCCCCGCGCTCTTGGCAGGAGGAACTGTACGGGTGGAATCACCACAATGATCCGTCGGCCTTTGACGGCCTATTTTCATTCACGGCAGGCAAATTCGCACCACTCAATGTGTTTGAGTAG